A region of Equus przewalskii isolate Varuska chromosome 29, EquPr2, whole genome shotgun sequence DNA encodes the following proteins:
- the UBE2N gene encoding ubiquitin-conjugating enzyme E2 N: MAGLPRRIIKETQRLLAEPVPGIKAEPDESNARYFHVVIAGPQDSPFEGGTFKLELFLPEEYPMAAPKVRFMTKIYHPNVDKLGRICLDILKDKWSPALQIRTVLLSIQALLSAPNPDDPLANDVAEQWKTNEAQAIETARAWTRLYAMNNI, encoded by the exons GAAACCCAGCGTTTGCTGGCAGAACCAGTTCCCGGGATTAAAGCAGAACCAGATGAGAGCAACGCCCGTTATTTTCATGTGGTCATTGCTGGCCCCCAGGATTCCCCCTTTGAGGGAGGGACTTTTAAACTTGAACTATTCCTTCCAGAAGAATACCCGATGGCAGCCCCTAAAGTACGTTTCATGACCAAAATTTATCATCCTAATGTAGACAAGTTGGGAAGAATATGTTTAGATATTTTGAAAG ATAAGTGGTCCCCAGCACTGCAGATCCGCACGGTTCTGCTATCGATCCAGGCTTTGTTAAGTGCTCCCAATCCAGATGACCCGTTAGCAAATGATGTAGCGGAGCAGTGGAAGACCAACGAAGCCCAAGCCATAGAAAcag CTAGAGCATGGACTAGGCTATATGCCATGAATAATATTTAA